The proteins below come from a single Papaver somniferum cultivar HN1 chromosome 11, ASM357369v1, whole genome shotgun sequence genomic window:
- the LOC113323468 gene encoding acyl-CoA-binding domain-containing protein 1-like isoform X1, translating to MMINMGGDWQETAQSIIIGLIFSFLVAKLISMVISIKDANLKVTREQEDEDDDNTKPNQESTSLPEVKEEEEIVESDEKKKKSSATTRVVSDSDEDDDDDWEGVESTELDEIFSAATAFVATAAADRLSQKVSNDVQLELYGLYKIATEGPCTSPQPSAIKMTARAKWNAWQKLGAMPPEDAMEKYITIVSEIYPAWISGSSVKKHGGDKEGNDSKGPMGPVFSSFAYEEESDNELKMEAIHTSAREGELDNLVKHIESGVSVNLKDSEGRSPLHWAVDRGHLDMVELLLSKNADVNAQDNEGQTPLHYAAMCDREAIAEILVKQNADTDVKDNDGSSASDLCESNWSWLRK from the exons ATGATGATCAACATGGGAGGAGATTGGCAAGAAACAGCTCAATCGATCATAATCGGTTTAATCTTCTCATTCCTCGTCGCCAAATTAATTTCCATGGTAATCTCAATCAAAGATGCAAATCTCAAAGTAACtcgagaacaagaagatgaagatgatgataataCAAAACCTAATCAAGAATCAACATCATTACCAgaagttaaagaagaagaagagattgttgaatctgatgagaagaagaagaaatctagtGCTACTACTAGGGTTGTGAGTGacagtgatgaagatgatgatgatgattgggaAGGAGTTGAAAGCACTGAATTAGATGAGATATTTAGTGCTGCAACTGCATTTGTAGCAACAGCTGCTGCTGATAGATTATCACAGAAGGTGTCCAATGATGTTCAGTTGGAATTGTATGGTTTGTATAAGATTGCTACTGAAGGTCCTTGTACATCTCCTCAGCCTTCTGCTATTAAAATGACTGCTAGAGCTAAATG GAATGCTTGGCAGAAACTTGGTGCAATGCCACCTGAAGACGCGATGGAGAAGTATATTACGATTGTTAGTGAGATTTATCCTGCTTGGATATCTGGTTCTTCTGTT AAGAAGCATGGTGGGGATAAGGAGGGAAATGATTCGAAGGGGCCGATGGGACCAGTTTTCAGCTCGTTTGCGTATGAGGAAGAATCCGATAATGAACT TAAGATGGAAGCTATTCATACATCTGCAAGAGAAGGAGAGTTGGATAATTTGGTGAAGCACATAGAGAGTGGTGTTTCTGTGAATCTTAAGG ATAGCGAAGGACGCTCTCCATTGCATTGGGCTGTAGACCGAGGCCACCTTGACATGGTAGAGTTGCTTCTAAGCAAAAATGCGGACGTGAATGCTCAG GACAATGAAGGCCAAACTCCACTGCATTATGCAGCCATGTGTGACAGAGAAGCCATTGCAGAAATTTTAGTGAAGCAAAACGCTGATACCGATGTGAAAGACAACGATGGCAGCTCTGCATCTGATCTTTGCGAATCAAACTGGTCTTGGCTGCGTAAATAG
- the LOC113323468 gene encoding acyl-CoA-binding domain-containing protein 1-like isoform X2: MMINMGGDWQETAQSIIIGLIFSFLVAKLISMVISIKDANLKVTREQEDEDDDNTKPNQESTSLPEVKEEEEIVESDEKKKKSSATTRVVSDSDEDDDDDWEGVESTELDEIFSAATAFVATAAADRLSQKVSNDVQLELYGLYKIATEGPCTSPQPSAIKMTARAKWNAWQKLGAMPPEDAMEKYITIVSEIYPAWISGSSVKHGGDKEGNDSKGPMGPVFSSFAYEEESDNELKMEAIHTSAREGELDNLVKHIESGVSVNLKDSEGRSPLHWAVDRGHLDMVELLLSKNADVNAQDNEGQTPLHYAAMCDREAIAEILVKQNADTDVKDNDGSSASDLCESNWSWLRK; the protein is encoded by the exons ATGATGATCAACATGGGAGGAGATTGGCAAGAAACAGCTCAATCGATCATAATCGGTTTAATCTTCTCATTCCTCGTCGCCAAATTAATTTCCATGGTAATCTCAATCAAAGATGCAAATCTCAAAGTAACtcgagaacaagaagatgaagatgatgataataCAAAACCTAATCAAGAATCAACATCATTACCAgaagttaaagaagaagaagagattgttgaatctgatgagaagaagaagaaatctagtGCTACTACTAGGGTTGTGAGTGacagtgatgaagatgatgatgatgattgggaAGGAGTTGAAAGCACTGAATTAGATGAGATATTTAGTGCTGCAACTGCATTTGTAGCAACAGCTGCTGCTGATAGATTATCACAGAAGGTGTCCAATGATGTTCAGTTGGAATTGTATGGTTTGTATAAGATTGCTACTGAAGGTCCTTGTACATCTCCTCAGCCTTCTGCTATTAAAATGACTGCTAGAGCTAAATG GAATGCTTGGCAGAAACTTGGTGCAATGCCACCTGAAGACGCGATGGAGAAGTATATTACGATTGTTAGTGAGATTTATCCTGCTTGGATATCTGGTTCTTCTGTT AAGCATGGTGGGGATAAGGAGGGAAATGATTCGAAGGGGCCGATGGGACCAGTTTTCAGCTCGTTTGCGTATGAGGAAGAATCCGATAATGAACT TAAGATGGAAGCTATTCATACATCTGCAAGAGAAGGAGAGTTGGATAATTTGGTGAAGCACATAGAGAGTGGTGTTTCTGTGAATCTTAAGG ATAGCGAAGGACGCTCTCCATTGCATTGGGCTGTAGACCGAGGCCACCTTGACATGGTAGAGTTGCTTCTAAGCAAAAATGCGGACGTGAATGCTCAG GACAATGAAGGCCAAACTCCACTGCATTATGCAGCCATGTGTGACAGAGAAGCCATTGCAGAAATTTTAGTGAAGCAAAACGCTGATACCGATGTGAAAGACAACGATGGCAGCTCTGCATCTGATCTTTGCGAATCAAACTGGTCTTGGCTGCGTAAATAG
- the LOC113323469 gene encoding uncharacterized protein LOC113323469: MPWRILPPISPETMFSGDIDTFLTKLSMETVNGNGIPLSLKIIKMKTRLTSNVADVVPMTIHSSIVKSISSVLLMVDELLKTTTGETAMENPITVSREMSDSMVLLFKRTCMKSPNLFPLVMNLVADFIVMSSANAVCGDTSGVLNRNSLPTKVDKCLEDSSLNGRRCYYGRLVNQNPGSSLILANYAQFLYQNMKDNNRAEEMFLRAMKAEPVDAEVLSRYALFLWHQRNDVDAAEENLLAAIDVDPSTYHKSTYTWFLLKTGGSDTCFPSES; encoded by the exons ATGCCATGGAGAATATTGCCACCAATATCACCGGAAACTATGTTTTCCGGTGATATAGATACGTTTCTAACAAAGTTATCCATGGAGACGGTGAACGGTAATGGAATTCCGTTATCCTTGAAAATCATTAAAATGAAGACAAGGCTAACGTCCAATGTGGCTGATGTTGTGCCCATGACTATACATTCGTCTATTGTGAAATCAATATCTTCTGTGCTTCTCATGGTTGATGAGCTTCTTAAGACGACGACCGGGGAAACAGCAATGGAGAATCCGATTACAGTTTCTAGAGAAATGagtgattcgatggttttgttaTTTAAGAGAACTTGCATGAAATCTCCAAACCTGTTTCCGCTGGTTATGAATCTTGTAGCTGATTTCATCGTAATGTCGTCTGCGAATGCAGTTTGTGGTGACACATCCGGTGTACTTAACAGGAATTCATTGCCGACCAAGGTAGATAAGTGTTTAGAAGATAGCAGTCTTAATGGGAGGAGATGTTACTACGGGCGTCTGGTAAACCAGAATCCGGGTAGTTCATTGATACTTGCCAATTACGCGCAGTTCTTGTACCAAAACATGAAGGATAACAACAG AGCTGAAGAAATGTTCCTGCGTGCGATGAAAGCGGAACCAGTTGATGCAGAAGTTTTGAGCCGGTACGCTTTGTTTTTGTGGCATCAGCGGAACGATGTAGATGCTGCTGAAGAGAATCTACTAGCAGCTATTGATGTTGATCCAAGTACTTACCATAAGAGTACGTATACTTGGTTCTTACTGAAAACTGGAGGTTCTGATACTTGTTTTCCTTCGGAGTCCTAA